ATATTTAAAAATAAATTACCTTTATTATCCGGCTTAATAGTATAAATCTCAGATATACTACCCTTATATCCATTTTGTGAGGGCTCAAAATTATAATTTTTTTTCTTATAAATAATCTTAGAATTATAAGTCTCAATTCCTGGAAAACGTACATGCGGAAGATTCCCTTGCCCTGTAATCTTTATTAAAATGGTAAAAGTATCCTGACTAATCAAAGTTGAATTAGGAAATTCATAATCAATCTTAAAAGTACCAACAGCTAAGGATTTAACCTTATCAGGTATAGGTTTAACTTTAAAAAAAATCTCAGGACTCATACGAGTCATATTTTCATCTATGTTAAAAGCAGTACTGGGGATAACTATATCCCTTGAACCTCTAAGAGGAGTTAATATAAAATTATAAAGAGGAATATCCAAAATTTCTTTACTATTAAAAGTTCTATACTTAATATTTTCAAATATGGGAGTTTTATCAATCATTGCATCTTTAATAGCATTAAAAGATCCGGCAATGGTATTTAAATTGCTATTCGCAAGCCAACTTAAACGTAAAACAAGCCCAACACTCTGATACTCATAAACCTCTTCTCTATCAAAATCCCAATACAACCCAACTGGCAAACCAAAGGACTGCATCTCATCCTCCCTTAAAACGCTCACCTCAAACTCTGAACTTAAATAAGCTTCATTACGATAAATCACCTTTAACGGTGGAATTTTAACAAATCCCAATTTGTCAAAACAATATTCAATCTTTACTTCTGTAAAAAATTTATTTCCATCAGATATCCTAGATATTGATGTAAGCTTAGCGTTATCATCTATATCTTTACTTAGCTCCAATGTCAATAATTTCTCATCAATATCTTGAGGCAGATATAACCTAATAACATGAACAACCTTATCTCCCTTAAGTACCTTAGTTGATATTAAATAATCATTGCCAGATAAAGAAAAAAGTTCAAAATTTATAAAAAAGAAACCTAAAAATATTACCAATCTTCTCTTGGAGACACAATTCTTTCCTCCGCTCTCGTTACCCATAAAACCCTCTCGAGATTCTCAATATATCTTAAAAAATTTTCATTATTCTCAATAAAATCTTTACTTCTATCGATATTTAAAGCATCTAAATTATTCGGAATGGTTCTTTTCTTAATTATTGCAAGTTCAAGATTATATTTAGCATTGTAGCTTGCAGGATTAATTCTTAAAGCTTCTTTAAATGCCATTTCAGCTTTTCGATAAAGTCCTTGATTGTAGTATATTATCCCCTCATTATAATTTACACTAAAATTTAGAAAAACATCCTTACCTCTTTTTGCATATGAAAACATCCTCAGAGAACTTTCATACTCCCCCAAGGAATAATATACAACTCCAAGATTATAATAACCCCATGCAGAAGCATTATTATCATCTACAAGATTGTAATAAATAGATATGGCGCTCTGATAGTTTCCTCTAATATACTCATAATTTCCAATGGCCATAAGAGTCATATATTTAGCATCAGAACATGAAATAAAAGAAAAAATAAAACTTATTAACAAACAAACTAAAAAGTTTCGTCCCATTTAGCGACCTTAACAAACACATACAGTACTACAAATAACAAAGAGATAACTAAAAAAATCTTATACCTCAGAATACCAACAAGCATGATATCATTTGAACTCATTTTCATTATATCATTTCTTATCTCATTGAGAAGATAATTTGCACCCTTTGAATATAAATTATAATAAGAACCCCCAAGTGAGGTTGAAAGAAGATGCAAATTATCCTCATTAAGCACAGACTTCACTACATTACCATCTTTATCTTTAACACTTAAATTATTATCAATCAAAGGAGATGGATTATTACCTCCAATTCCAACTACAAAGCTCTTAATATTTAAAGCATCCACCAACTTAAGAAACCTATAATAATTATTTTCGCCCCATTCATCTCCATCTGTTAAAATTATTAAAAAATTATAATAAGAATCATCTTTTATTCCCTCTATGGCATTAAATACCCCTTCACCTAAGAAACTGCCGGGAAAACTTATTAAACTAGGTTCAATATAATTTAACACTTTATGCAAACTAGCTTTGTCCTTAGAAAATGGCAATACTAGTACTGCCTTGCCTTTAAAAATAGTAAGCGAATGCTCCGCACTTTCAAAACTATTCAAAATCAAGCTAATAACATTCTTAGCACTCTCAAGTCTGTTAATCGATTTTCCGTCATCAAAGCTTAACATGCTACGAGAAATATCAAGAACAAAAGATATCCTTAAATTTGACCTCTCGTCCTCAGTAGCTTTTTGTCCCCAAGAAATATTTAAAATAGCAACAATCAAAAAACCTAAACTTAAGACAAAAAAGAATATCATAAGAATTTTTTTTATATAATAATTCTTAATATAAGCATTATTAGTATACATAAAACTTAAGGTCTTGAAAAATGGAAGAATTTTTTTAAAGTTATAAATATACACAACAAGAACTAAAAATAAAACTATAAATAAATAAAAAGCATAATAATTTCCGATATTCATAATACCTCTTTTAGAAAGATCTTAGAGAACATAAAATAAAGTACCAACAAACAAAATATCACAAATAGAAATTCATTATAAATATCATTATTATCAACAGAGATTTTAATTTTTCTCTCCACATTTTCTTTTTTTGAAAAATCCTGAATTGCAAACTTAAATGAAAAATCATCTCCTACAGAATAAAAAAGCCCTCCTGTCTTATTTGAAATCTCAAAAAGCATACGGGAATCATAGACCTCTCTTAAAACACCCTGATAAAATTCGCCAGATCTCAATTTAAATCCAACATTAAGCTCTTCACTACTACCAATCCCAATAGAGTAGATTTTAACATTTAACCCTTGAGCAAGATTTATTACCTGATCCTTATAAACTTCATCCGAATTCACTACTCCATCTGTTAAGACAATCACTGATTTTTTAGAAGCTTCAGAATATCTTAAATGAGAAAGGGCAACAGAAATTCCAAGTCCTAAAGCAGATCCATTTCCAAGATCCATAATGTAAATATCATCTAATTTTTTAGAAAAAAAATCTCTATCAACTGTAAGCGGTACTATTAACGAAGCTTCTTTTGCAAAGACTACTAAGCCAATATTATCATTTTCTCTCTGATAAGCGAAATATTTAATCAATTCTTTTGCAAATTCGAGTCTATTCTTTGAGGAAAACTCAATAGCACCCATACTAGGCGATATATCTAGCGCAATGACAATATCAGCACCAGCACTAAGATAAGTCATTTTCTTTTTCGAAATAGAAGGCCCTGCTAAGGTCAAGATCATACCTATTATTGCTAAATAAAAAAAAGTATAAGTTAAAAAATATAATAAATTCAGACCACAATCTCTTAATTTTAGAGATCCGAAATTTCCATAAAGAGATATTGGAAATTTAACTGTTCCACCTCTACCTTTAAAAAAATGATTAAAGTAAATTATTATTGGGACAATAATAATTAAAATTAAATATAAGGGCTCATTAAATGTTAACATTATTACCTCTATTAAATTCTTCAAAATTAAAAACTGCTCTCTTGAGATCTTCTAAAACAATCGATAAGTCTCCACCCGATAAATTGACTCCACTAAATTTATTAAAATCAGAGAGCCTAAACATATTAACAAAAGTCGAACGAACTTCATAAGGCACATTAAGATTTTGCAAAATTTCAGAAATCTCCGTAGTAGTAATTGCATTAAAATCAAAGCCTGTTTTTTTAGATAAATAAACCCTTAAAGACGAATTTAACATATTATAAAAAACAATCAGTTCTTCATCATTTTTAATATAATTAGATAAAATAAGAAACTGTTTTTGAAAAATTTTATAAGGTTTTCTCAAATTATGTCTCATTATCAAAAATCCTAAGCAATGCTTCAGCATCTTCAGGAATTTAATAAAAAAGTACGGAACTAATACGAGAGCGAAAATAAAAACAATAAGATAAGTGCTTGTCCCTGGAAGAAAAATAACCCCTTCTATATTCTGAAGCTTAAGTGAATCATCTGCTGAAATGAGCTTATTAGTATTTATCTTTATATCATCAAGAATTACTTTAAAAGATTTCCCATTCCTAATAATATCTCCAACATAAATGGATGGAAGAGTATTACTTCCAACATAAAATGAAACAAAATATATGATTACTTCCTGTCGCTCAAAACTATAAACAAGTGAATTCACCTCAACAAATTCAGTCTTAATTTCCTTAAACTCGACAGGAATAAATTTCTCATTCTCACTAAGAATTAACGAAAGTTTAAGCTCAACAGTATCTCCTACGTAATAACGAGTTGGAATAAATATTTCATTCTCTAGCTCATATGAAAATAATCTCAAAGACAAAAAAAATACAAAAAAAATTATTATATTCT
The sequence above is drawn from the Candidatus Borreliella tachyglossi genome and encodes:
- a CDS encoding vWA domain-containing protein, whose amino-acid sequence is MNIGNYYAFYLFIVLFLVLVVYIYNFKKILPFFKTLSFMYTNNAYIKNYYIKKILMIFFFVLSLGFLIVAILNISWGQKATEDERSNLRISFVLDISRSMLSFDDGKSINRLESAKNVISLILNSFESAEHSLTIFKGKAVLVLPFSKDKASLHKVLNYIEPSLISFPGSFLGEGVFNAIEGIKDDSYYNFLIILTDGDEWGENNYYRFLKLVDALNIKSFVVGIGGNNPSPLIDNNLSVKDKDGNVVKSVLNEDNLHLLSTSLGGSYYNLYSKGANYLLNEIRNDIMKMSSNDIMLVGILRYKIFLVISLLFVVLYVFVKVAKWDETF
- a CDS encoding SH3 domain-containing protein; the protein is MVIFLGFFFINFELFSLSGNDYLISTKVLKGDKVVHVIRLYLPQDIDEKLLTLELSKDIDDNAKLTSISRISDGNKFFTEVKIEYCFDKLGFVKIPPLKVIYRNEAYLSSEFEVSVLREDEMQSFGLPVGLYWDFDREEVYEYQSVGLVLRLSWLANSNLNTIAGSFNAIKDAMIDKTPIFENIKYRTFNSKEILDIPLYNFILTPLRGSRDIVIPSTAFNIDENMTRMSPEIFFKVKPIPDKVKSLAVGTFKIDYEFPNSTLISQDTFTILIKITGQGNLPHVRFPGIETYNSKIIYKKKNYNFEPSQNGYKGSISEIYTIKPDNKGNLFLNIGDFTYLDPEVGEVYKLDGERLKYEYDGEFKSSDNFTEDLFSDFSLLSYYDILNHKNKTFLIFVPVYYLMLIPGFLFSLAIFIKYRKFFIASGFGLVILTLTLGVSVNAINDGSFSRENINDLIESYESKDYNVALSKVDNIIKKNPSYSGLWLNRALILNKMERDFDAIYSAYKAFFTSPNNETFYRVINFIEAKNGINENIRNNSFAFSNVFFIISLILINIVVIALSCKFYAKNLKRIILFLICSVACFTLFQTYYFYVEQQSEIGIIKGDLVSLYKVPDNFSRSWRFLKGNVSVYVIDKKDDFILIKTSHGLQGWVHKNFIVSVKDDLI
- a CDS encoding tetratricopeptide repeat protein, whose amino-acid sequence is MGRNFLVCLLISFIFSFISCSDAKYMTLMAIGNYEYIRGNYQSAISIYYNLVDDNNASAWGYYNLGVVYYSLGEYESSLRMFSYAKRGKDVFLNFSVNYNEGIIYYNQGLYRKAEMAFKEALRINPASYNAKYNLELAIIKKRTIPNNLDALNIDRSKDFIENNENFLRYIENLERVLWVTRAEERIVSPREDW
- a CDS encoding vWA domain-containing protein; this encodes MLTFNEPLYLILIIIVPIIIYFNHFFKGRGGTVKFPISLYGNFGSLKLRDCGLNLLYFLTYTFFYLAIIGMILTLAGPSISKKKMTYLSAGADIVIALDISPSMGAIEFSSKNRLEFAKELIKYFAYQRENDNIGLVVFAKEASLIVPLTVDRDFFSKKLDDIYIMDLGNGSALGLGISVALSHLRYSEASKKSVIVLTDGVVNSDEVYKDQVINLAQGLNVKIYSIGIGSSEELNVGFKLRSGEFYQGVLREVYDSRMLFEISNKTGGLFYSVGDDFSFKFAIQDFSKKENVERKIKISVDNNDIYNEFLFVIFCLLVLYFMFSKIFLKEVL